In Erigeron canadensis isolate Cc75 chromosome 6, C_canadensis_v1, whole genome shotgun sequence, the following are encoded in one genomic region:
- the LOC122603612 gene encoding thioredoxin H2-like — MGSILSALVGTGEQPPMDGGAETEASRVIEFHSSNRWQLHYNQSKQSPKLMVVDFSASWCGPCKMLEPFIRSLASKYPEIDFIKIDVDQLQDVAQEFGVQAMPTIVLLKQGKELERVIGAKKDELEKKIIKNREAPKFAA, encoded by the exons atgggaTCGATTCTATCAGCTTTAGTCGGAACCGGAGAACAACCACCGATGGACGGCGGCGCCGAAACAGAAGCATCACGCGTGATAGAATTCCATTCATCAAACAGATGGCAACTTCATTATAATCAGTCAAAACAATCACCTAAATTAATGGTTGTTGATTTCTCAGCGTCATGGTGTGGTCCTTGTAAGATGTTAGAGCCTTTTATTCGCTCTCTTGCTTCTAAGTATCCAGaaattgattttattaaaattgatGTTGATCAATTACAG GATGTGGCACAAGAATTCGGGGTGCAGGCGATGCCGACAATTGTATTGTTGAAACAAGGAAAGGAGCTGGAAAGGGTTATTGGTGCAAAGAAAGATGAGTTGGAGAAAAAGATCATCAAGAATAGGGAAGCTCCTAAATTTGCTGCTTAA
- the LOC122604743 gene encoding probable prolyl 4-hydroxylase 6, with protein MYFRNPFISFVLCFSFLSPDFSVPSSGFRDMKTLAIRLPSDSYGHSFDPSRVMQISWRPRAFVYKNFLTDAECDHLIEVARHKLKKSMVADVKTGKSKESTVRTSKGMFIRKVQDEVVAGIESRISVWTFLPVENGEAMQVLHYENGQKYLPHWDYFLDKTNQALGGHRIVTVLMYLSNVEKGGETVFPHSEMKRSQPKTDEDSECAKKGYAFKPNKGDALLFFSLHPNATIDPLSLHGSCPVIEGEKWLATKWIHVRSFDRKQVSASKNQECRDENVNCPEWAARGECDKNGLYMVGSADRPGKCRKSCNVC; from the exons ATGTATTTTCGGAATCCATTTATCTCATTCGTTCTGTGTTTCTCTTTCCTTTCACCAGATTTCTCAGTCCCATCGTCGGGCTTTCGTGACAT GAAAACGTTGGCGATCAGATTGCCTAGTGATTCGTATGGCCATTCTTTTGATCCATCCCGGGTTATGCAAATTTCATGGCGTCCAAG AGCGTTCGTATACAAAAACTTTTTAACAGATGCAGAATGTGATCATCTCATTGAAGTG GCAAGGCATAAGCTTAAAAAATCTATGGTTGCCGATGTTAAAACTGGTAAGAGTAAAGAAAGTACGGTTCGTACAAGCAAAGGCATGTTTATTAGGAAAGTTCAG GATGAAGTAGTTGCTGGTATTGAATCAAGGATTTCGGTTTGGACATTCCTTCCTGTAGAAAACGGGGAGGCTATGCAAGTATTGCATTATGAAAATGGTCAAAAGTATTTGCCGCATTGGGATTACTTTCTAGACAAGACCAATCAAGCATTGGGTGGTCATAGGATTGTCACTGTGCTTATGTATCTATCTAATGTCGAGAAAGGTGGCGAGACTGTATTCCCCCATTCAGAG ATGAAAAGATCACAACCGAAAACTGACGAGGACTCTGAATGTGCAAAAAAGGGTTATGCTT TCAAACCCAACAAGGGCGATGCTTTGCTGTTTTTTAGCCTTCATCCTAATGCTACAATCGACCCTTTGAGCTTGCATGGGAGCTGCCCTGTCATAGAGGGTGAGAAATGGTTAGCAACCAAATGGATCCATGTCAGAAGTTTTGATCGTAAGCAAGTTAGTGCTAGTAAAAATCAAGAATGCAGGGACGAAAATGTTAACTGCCCTGAATGGGCTGCACGTGGCGAATGTGACAAGAATGGTCTCTACATGGTTGGCTCTGCTGATAGACCTGGAAAGTGTAGAAAGAGCTGTAACGTATGTTAG
- the LOC122605944 gene encoding uncharacterized protein LOC122605944: MEQQQPDDQTLKMEALKKAYADMILNTSKEAAARVMASERKALRFQHDLRNAKDEALRMLLRFKHMLDLKTSETEKANLDQQKRIEELDAQLNEAEGVIVDLRAELRSAYEKLEEMKNRHMLQSNGPSENEDMSRENATHDKKLDAIEGLEEMKNSHMLPSNGASENAHMDQEKTAHDKKRDVIEILEELKNNHMLQATGQSESNCIHQENIPHAKKLYIAKRLEELKKNHVQLSHGLSENEQTRQEDIALDKKLDVSDQFICSSEYVKCFTRAKEPATSAPKLASIVNGNREPESYRNGCTHRIRAIAEITDTKSINRPEAVSIHSSVVKDQAVKVKLLPRNRVRYAKSKRKLSRFCNAPSIKSIKRTERLNLKENTRVDEKLTETNGHGACGIRRSIRKRKLRCWDEISSLFKSRSALSRCKRYSGSNGVKFDECQYRSKFTDASKETKCDEDSKLVDVSVVGVASCNSMAAAEIVLKTDSEQTRDTDKSRDLKYTFSRKRKNVLSCKLDNSSSPEKTCLTGENEKLNMIDDSIDSENLVEVACQLISLSGEHSW; the protein is encoded by the exons ATGGAACAACAACAACCCGATGATCAAACCCTA AAAATGGAAGCGTTGAAAAAGGCTTATGCGGATATGATATTGAATACATCAAAAGAAGCAGCTGCTCGTGTAATGGCGTCGGAACGGAAAGCGCTTCGATTTCAACACGATCTCCGTAACGCTAAAGATGAAGCGCTCCGTATGCTTCTTCGATTTAAACATATGTTAGATCTaaag ACAAGTGAAACTGAAAAGGCAAACTTGGATCAGCAAAAAAGAATTGAAGAGTTGGATGCGCAACTCAATGAAGCGGAAGGTGTGATTGTTGATCTTAGAGCAGAACTAAGGAGTGCGTATGAAAAATTGGAGGAAATGAAGAACAGACATATGTTACAGTCAAATGGGCCATCTGAAAACGAGGACATGTCTCGGGAAAATGCAACTCATGATAAGAAGTTAGATGCTATTGAAGGATTGGAAGAAATGAAGAACAGCCATATGCTACCATCAAATGGAGCATCTGAAAATGCGCACATGGATCAAGAAAAGACAGCTCATGATAAAAAGCGCGATGTTATCGAGATATTGGAAGAATTGAAGAACAACCATATGCTACAGGCAACTGGACAGTCTGAAAGCAATTGTATTCATCAAGAGAATATACCTCATGCTAAGAAGTTATATATTGCCAAAAGATTGGAAGAATTGAAGAAGAACCATGTGCAACTGTCACATGGACTATCTGAAAATGAACAAACACGTCAGGAAGATATCGCTCTTGATAAGAAGTTAGATGTTAGTGACCAGTTTATATGCTCTTCAGAATATGTGAAGTGCTTCACTCGAGCAAAAGAACCTGCTACATCAGCTCCCAAGTTAGCTTCCATAGTTAATGGAAACAGAGAGCCGGAGTCATATAGAAATGGATGTACTCACAGAATTCGAGCAATTGCTGAGATTACGGATACAAAGAGCATTAATAGACCAGAAGCTGTATCCATTCACAGCAGTGTTGTAAAAGACCAAGCTGTTAAAGTTAAACTACTTCCAAGAAACCGAGTTAGGTATGCAAAGTCGAAGCGCAAACTTTCTCGATTTTGTAATGCCCCTTCCATTAAGTCCATCAAACGAACTGAAAGGTTGAATCTCAAGGAGAACACTCGTGTAGATGAGAAATTGACTGAAACTAATGGACACGGTGCCTGTGGCATCCGTAGAAGCATCAGAAAAAGGAAACTTAGGTGTTGGGATGAAATTTCTTCTTTGTTTAAATCACGCTCTGCTCTATCCCGTTGCAAGAGGTACTCGGGCAGTAATGGGGTGAAATTTGATGAATGTCAATACAGATCAAAATTTACAGACGCTTCTAAAGAAACTAAGTGTGATGAGGACAGTAAGTTAGTAGATGTCTCAGTGGTTGGAGTTGCAAGTTGCAACTCTATGGCTGCTGCAGAAATAGTACTCAAAACAGATTCTGAACAAACTAGAGATACTGATAAAAGCAGGGATCTGAAGTATACGTTCAGCAGGAAGCGCAAAAATGTTTTATCGTGTAAATTGGATAACAGCTCTTCTCCTGAAAAGACCTGTTTGACCGGCGAAAATGAGAAGCTCAATATGATAGATGACTCCATCGACAGTGAAAACTTGGTTGAGGTTGCTTGCCAG